In a single window of the Hippoglossus hippoglossus isolate fHipHip1 chromosome 7, fHipHip1.pri, whole genome shotgun sequence genome:
- the mmp23ba gene encoding matrix metalloproteinase-23 isoform X2: MCVETSINYPMLLCLSRLLSFPTNLINASDTRRGIARAFGMWSDVSPFSFREVPADQEADIKIGFYPVNHTDCLQSYLHHCFDGITGELAHAFFPPTGEIHFDDHEYWILGNMRFSWKKGVWLTDLVHVASHEIGHALGLMHSLDPKAIMHLNATLTGRKLITQDEVWGVHRLYGCLDRLFICPAWARKGYCDSKRKLMQKHCPSSCDFCYEFPFPTVAPTPTPPRTKHKLVVEGKKLTFRCGKKIASKKGKVYWYKDGELLEFSHPNYISLTDDHITIVANAINEGTYTCIVKKKDKVLTNYSWRVRVRF; encoded by the exons ATGTGTGTCGAGACCAGTATTAACTACCCAATGCTGTTGTGTCTGAGCAGGTTGCTCTCCTTCCCAACAAACCTGATAAATGCCAGCGACACGCGCCGAGGGATCGCAAGGGCTTTTGGCATGTGGAGTGACGTCTCGCCGTTCAGCTTCAGAGAGGTGCCAGCTGACCAAGAAGCAGACATTAAGATTG GCTTCTACCCCGTCAACCACACAGACTGTCTGCAGTCCTATTTGCACCATTGTTTCGACGGCATCACGGGAGAATTGGCTCACGCATTCTTCCCGCCAACAGGCGAGATCCACTTTGACGACCATGAATACTGGATTCTTGGAAACATGCGCTTCAGCTGGAAGAAAG GAGTCTGGCTCACAGATCTTGTCCACGTGGCAAGTCATGAAATTGGACATGCCCTGGGACTCATGCACTCCTTGGACCCGAAAGCGATAATGCACCTGAATGCAACTCTGACAGGGCGCAAGCTAATCACACAGGATGAGGTGTGGGGTGTGCACCGTCTCTACG gATGTTTGGACCGGTTATTTATCTGTCCAGCCTGGGCTCGGAAAGGCTATTGCGACAGCAAGCGCAAGCTGATGCAGAAGCACTGCCCCTCCAGCTGTGATTTCTGTTACG AATTCCCGTTCCCCACAGTGGCTCCCACACCGACTCCACCAAGGACCAAACACAAGTTAGTTGTTGAAGGCAAGAAGCTGACTTTTCGTTGTGGGAAGAAAATAGCATCAAAGAAAGGCAAAGTATA CTGGTACAAAGACGGGGAGCTGCTGGAATTCTCTCACCCAAACTACATCTCGCTGACAGACGACCACATCACCATAGTGGCCAACGCCATCAACGAAGGCACATACACCTGCATTgtgaagaaaaaagacaaagtccTCACTAACTACTCCTGGAGGGTACGCGTGCGCTTCTGA
- the mmp23ba gene encoding matrix metalloproteinase-23 isoform X1 yields MGSCQTPRSLRRGGRGFAPVLAAALLTLLSAGMQQTTAFPSRRFEEEAYTTALLIGIRKEARSQVLHLSRNKRYTLTPEQLKWDKFKLTYKLLSFPTNLINASDTRRGIARAFGMWSDVSPFSFREVPADQEADIKIGFYPVNHTDCLQSYLHHCFDGITGELAHAFFPPTGEIHFDDHEYWILGNMRFSWKKGVWLTDLVHVASHEIGHALGLMHSLDPKAIMHLNATLTGRKLITQDEVWGVHRLYGCLDRLFICPAWARKGYCDSKRKLMQKHCPSSCDFCYEFPFPTVAPTPTPPRTKHKLVVEGKKLTFRCGKKIASKKGKVYWYKDGELLEFSHPNYISLTDDHITIVANAINEGTYTCIVKKKDKVLTNYSWRVRVRF; encoded by the exons ATGGGGAGCTGTCAGACTCCCAGAAGTTTACGCAGAGGCGGCCGGGGCTTCGCTCCTGTGCTGGCCGCGGCGCTGCTCACTCTTCTGTCCGCAGGGATGCAACAAACCACAGCGTTTCCCTCCCGGAGGTTCGAG GAAGAAGCTTACACCACTGCCTTGCTCATCGGGATCCGCAAAGAGGCCCGGTCACAAGTGCTTCACCTCTCCAGGAACAAGCGCTACACCCTCACGCCGGAGCAGCTCAAATGGGACAAGTTTAAGCTGACATACAA GTTGCTCTCCTTCCCAACAAACCTGATAAATGCCAGCGACACGCGCCGAGGGATCGCAAGGGCTTTTGGCATGTGGAGTGACGTCTCGCCGTTCAGCTTCAGAGAGGTGCCAGCTGACCAAGAAGCAGACATTAAGATTG GCTTCTACCCCGTCAACCACACAGACTGTCTGCAGTCCTATTTGCACCATTGTTTCGACGGCATCACGGGAGAATTGGCTCACGCATTCTTCCCGCCAACAGGCGAGATCCACTTTGACGACCATGAATACTGGATTCTTGGAAACATGCGCTTCAGCTGGAAGAAAG GAGTCTGGCTCACAGATCTTGTCCACGTGGCAAGTCATGAAATTGGACATGCCCTGGGACTCATGCACTCCTTGGACCCGAAAGCGATAATGCACCTGAATGCAACTCTGACAGGGCGCAAGCTAATCACACAGGATGAGGTGTGGGGTGTGCACCGTCTCTACG gATGTTTGGACCGGTTATTTATCTGTCCAGCCTGGGCTCGGAAAGGCTATTGCGACAGCAAGCGCAAGCTGATGCAGAAGCACTGCCCCTCCAGCTGTGATTTCTGTTACG AATTCCCGTTCCCCACAGTGGCTCCCACACCGACTCCACCAAGGACCAAACACAAGTTAGTTGTTGAAGGCAAGAAGCTGACTTTTCGTTGTGGGAAGAAAATAGCATCAAAGAAAGGCAAAGTATA CTGGTACAAAGACGGGGAGCTGCTGGAATTCTCTCACCCAAACTACATCTCGCTGACAGACGACCACATCACCATAGTGGCCAACGCCATCAACGAAGGCACATACACCTGCATTgtgaagaaaaaagacaaagtccTCACTAACTACTCCTGGAGGGTACGCGTGCGCTTCTGA
- the ubiad1 gene encoding ubiA prenyltransferase domain-containing protein 1, with product MAKEPIQSRAETLSLAGSNGHSDLQWQTGMNNMTNHPPGATNHKSKMARVASHVRLKCAAYVLALRPWSFSASLTPVALGSALAYKLDGSVDLVILMVCAVAVLVVHGAGNLVNTYYDFSKGIDHKKSDDRTLVDEILAPQDVVMFGALLYSLGCLCATLLYFLSTLRLEHLALIYFGGLSSSFLYTGGIGLKYVALGDVVILITFGPLAVMFAHAVQVGYLSVLPLVYAVPLALNTEAILHSNNTRDMDSDKQAGIVTLAILIGPTLSYVLYNLLLFVPYVLFCILATRYTISMALPLLTLPMAFPLERQFRSRYYAKIPQKTAKLNLLMGLFYVFGIILAPPGSLPLL from the exons ATGGCCAAAGAGCCGATACAAAGCAGGGCAGAGACATTATCTCTGGCTGGATCTAATGGTCACAGTGACCTACAATGGCAGACTGGCATGAATAACATGACCAATCACCCTccaggagccacaaaccacaAGTCGAAGATGGCCCGCGTCGCCTCACATGTCAGGCTTAAGTGTGCCGCATACGTGCTGGCGCTGAGACCGTGGAGTTTCAGTGCCTCGCTCACGCCAGTGGCCCTCGGCAGCGCCCTGGCCTACAAACTTGATGGCTCTGTGGACTTGGTCATCCTGATGGTGTGTGCGGTGGCCGTCCTCGTAGTCCACGGGGCAGGCAACCTTGTGAACACCTACTATGACTTCTCCAAAGGGATTGACCACAAGAAGAGTGACGATAGGACTCTAGTGGATGAAATTCTGGCACCGCAGGATGTTGTCATGTTTGGAGCGTTGTTATATTCTTTGGGGTGTCTGTGTGCCACCCTGCTCTACTTCCTGTCCACACTCAGACTGGAACATCTAGCTCTTATTTACTTTGGGGGACTATCCAGCTCATTTTTATACACTGGAG GCATCGGCCTCAAGTACGTGGCACTTGGGGACGTGGTAATCCTCATCACCTTCGGCCCTCTGGCAGTCATGTTTGCCCACGCAGTACAGGTCGGATACCTTTCAGTGCTGCCGCTAGTGTACGCCGTCCCGCTGGCGCTCAACACAGAAGCCATCCTCCATAGCAACAACACCAGAGACATGGACTCTGACAAGCAGGCAGGCATCGTCACCCTGGCCATCCTCATAGGTCCTACGCTCTCCTATGTCCTCTACAACCTCCTGCTCTTCGTCCCCTATGTGCTTTTCTGCATCCTCGCCACCCGTTACACCATCAGCATGGCGCTGCCTCTGCTCACGCTGCCAATGGCCTTCCCCTTGGAGAGGCAGTTCCGCAGCCGATACTACGCCAAGATCCCCCAGAAGACGGCCAAGCTCAACCTCCTCATGGGACTTTTCTATGTGTTTGGAATCATCCTGGCACCTCCTGGTAGCTTGCCATTACTGTGA